A part of Brassica rapa cultivar Chiifu-401-42 chromosome A05, CAAS_Brap_v3.01, whole genome shotgun sequence genomic DNA contains:
- the LOC103867727 gene encoding pentatricopeptide repeat-containing protein At3g60960, mitochondrial gives MSLTRRINLVVGLSKSLQFSNRRHMSTGVASATVARYPLGKDLSWLPRNPTSEDVNRAADLVKGRPVSLLYRVLTMIELSDVDGAVELARLCVLKDDSRRHDTILICNAVIGAMCQAKRFEQGIGLFHYFFNENNIVPNIASFNYVIKAFCELGRVDDALQLYRHAARFGPDKETFSLLTQALVHAYGYEEAGIFVGLSRCLTTADDWTPMLIEIRGRLDQMNAEDADDYFHTNRLKFDDDDDDGVFKSIATIFVEYWLKHGNEEKAMECYSTIRTWESLPATTGNTLLRILLENCKRTEAGALIEVNAKDLYHNMLKKHKRFDSETINIMVDYWFDIGEVNKAMETFNESQQGRKRMVRCYCNVVARLCERGMMSEAEGLFEDMCSDKDLSPPDVSTFRSMVNGYVRAGRVDDAIKTSNKLAILKLRKVSIYED, from the coding sequence ATGTCCCTAACCCGCCGCATTAACCTTGTGGTTGGCCTCTCAAAGTCTCTACAATTCTCAAATCGTCGTCACATGTCCACCGGCGTGGCCTCAGCTACCGTGGCACGCTACCCGCTTGGAAAAGACCTCTCCTGGCTTCCCAGGAACCCGACGTCCGAGGATGTAAACCGGGCGGCGGATCTCGTAAAGGGGCGTCCGGTTTCTCTGCTATACAGAGTCTTGACGATGATTGAGCTTTCAGATGTTGACGGAGCCGTTGAGTTGGCTCGTCTCTGTGTCTTGAAAGACGATAGTCGTCGCCACGACACCATCCTCATATGCAACGCCGTCATCGGGGCCATGTGCCAAGCGAAACGTTTCGAACAAGGCATCGGTCTGTTCCATTACTTCTTCAACGAGAATAACATCGTCCCTAACATCGCCTCGTTCAACTACGTGATCAAAGCCTTTTGTGAGCTAGGCCGTGTCGACGACGCCCTTCAACTCTACCGTCACGCTGCTCGGTTCGGTCCCGACAAAGAGACATTCAGTCTTTTGACTCAAGCCTTGGTCCACGCCTATGGCTACGAGGAAGCTGGAATATTCGTGGGATTAAGTAGATGCTTAACTACGGCGGATGATTGGACGCCCATGCTCATTGAGATTCGTGGGCGCTTGGATCAGATGAATGCTGAAGATGCTGATGATTACTTTCACACGAATAGGCTGAAgttcgatgatgatgatgatgatggagtTTTCAAATCGATTGCTACGATATTTGTGGAATATTGGCTCAAACATGGCAATGAAGAGAAAGCAATGGAGTGCTATAGCACTATCCGTACTTGGGAAAGCTTGCCTGCCACCACCGGGAACACCCTTTTAAGGATTTTGCTAGAAAATTGCAAGAGAACTGAGGCTGGGGCCTTGATCGAAGTAAATGCTAAGGACTTGTACCACAACATGTTGAAAAAACACAAACGTTTTGATTCAGAGACCATTAACATAATGGTGGACTACTGGTTCGATATTGGCGAGGTTAACAAGGCCATGGAGACATTCAACGAGTCACAACAGGGAAGAAAGAGGATGGTTCGGTGTTATTGTAACGTGGTCGCTAGGCTTTGCGAGCGTGGGATGATGTCGGAGGCTGAAGGTTTGTTTGAGGACATGTGTTCAGACAAAGACTTGTCTCCTCCTGATGTGTCTACATTCAgatccatggtcaatggataTGTTCGCGCTGGAAGAGTTGATGACGCCATCAAAACCTCGAACAAATTAGCAATTTTGAAACTGCGCAAGGTTTCTATTTATGAGGACTGA
- the LOC103866414 gene encoding transcription factor PIL1, with protein MGKNLCASSSQPNMISPSSSLKPTLNDQDYMELVCENGQILAKSRKTNNNGYFQNQRRQSILDLYESEYDESFKKNIKNHEETQVVPVSDEQTNNKKRTKPSKNELERDLLKGSKRFESPTLNGYSLNGLKNVEVIKAPPDEQSEAVGRSTKLYFTPSSMLSRGTSRDLSSSSKKRKCGDNEEEEEETTYLSNSSDDESDDAKTRVPARTRKTMAKRKRSTEVHRLSERKRRHEISKKMRALQDLLPNCYKDDKVSLLDEAIKYMRTLQLQVQMMSMGNGFIQPSVMLPMGNYSPMGLGMHMGAAATTPSLPQFMPMNVQGTGFHGITNASSQMLSAFLNHPTGLIPNSPIFSPLESCSQQLVTPSCFPETQTTSFSQFPMSGSTTNFEDAMQFRGSSGY; from the exons ATGGGAAAAAATCTCTGTGCATCGTCCTCCCAACCAAACATGATTTCTCCATCATCGAGCTTAAAACCaac ATTAAACGATCAAGATTATATGGAACTGGTTTGCGAAAATGGGCAGATTCTTGCAAAGAGTCGAAAAACCAACAACAACGGCTATTTTCAGAATCAACGAAGGCAATCGATATTGGATTTGTACGAGAGCGAGTACGATGAGAGTTTCAAGAAAAACATCAAGAATCATGAAGAGACACAAGTTGTTCCTGTGAGTGACGaacaaactaataataaaaagagGACTAAACCCTCCAAGAATGAATTAGAGAGAGATCTTTTGAAAGGCAGCAAACGTTTTGAGTCACCAACGTTGAATGGTTATTCTTTGAATGGTTTAAAGAATGTTGAAGTTATCAAAGCTCCTCCTGATGAGCAATCTGAAGCTGTTGGAAGATCCACAAAATTGTATTTTACGCCTTCATCTATGCTTTCTCGAGGAACTTCTAGAGATCTAAGTAGTTCTTCAAAGAAGAGGAAGTGTGGAgacaatgaagaagaagaagaagaaacaacttATCTAAGTAAT AGTTCGGATGATGAATCAGATGATGCTAAAACACGAGTTCCTGCGAGAACAAGAAAGACTATGGCTAAGAGAAAACGAAGCACTGAAGTCCATAGGTTATCTGAAAGA AAGCGAAGACACGAGATCAGCAAGAAAATGCGTGCTTTGCAGGATCTACTACCTAACTGTTACAAG gaTGATAAGGTATCATTGCTGGACGAGGCGATCAAATATATGAGGACTCTTCAACTTCAAGTTCAG ATGATGAGTATGGGAAATGGATTTATACAACCATCTGTGATGCTACCAATGGGTAATTACTCTCCCATGGGTCTAGGAATGCATATGGGCGCAGCAGCAACAACACCATCACTACCACAATTTATGCCTATGAACGTTCAAGGAACCGGTTTTCATGGGATTACCAATGCATCATCACAAATGCTAAGTGCCTTTCTTAATCATCCCACAGGACTAATCCCAAACTCTCCCATCTTTTCTCCATTAGAAAGCTGCTCTCAGCAACTGGTCACTCCTTCATGTTTTCCTGAGACTCAAACTACTTCCTTTAGTCAGTTTCCAATGTCTGGGTCGACCACGAACTTCGAAGATGCTATGCAGTTTAGAGGAAGCAGTGGTTATTAA
- the LOC103866415 gene encoding cytochrome P450 709B2: MEFLSTTTLLALALLLLVIPKIYKSCWILVWRPWMLSRKFMKQGISGPKYKILHGNLREIRTLKQEAKLTVLDLNSNDIFPRVLPHFHQWRSQYGETFLYWQGTEPRIFISDHELVKQILSNKFGFYVKPKTRPEVLKLAGNGLVFADGIDWVRHRRILNPAFSMDKLKLMTKLMVDCTLRMFEEWSKQMNDGEKEQVVMMNVEFKRLTADIIATAAFGSSYVEGTEVFKSQRELQKCCAASVTNVYIPGTEYLPTPLNLKIWKLDGKINNSIKRIIDARLKAKSKNVEKDYGNDLLGIMLASSRSNETEKKMSTNEIIEECKTFFFAGHETTANLLTWTTMLLSLHQDWQEKLREEVLNECGKHKIPDSDNCSKLKLMNMVLMETLRLYGPVLNMIRSAAQDMKLGNLVIPKGTTIVVPIVKMHRDKAVWGSDSDKFNPLRFVNGVSRAANHPNAFLAFSIGPRVCIGQNFALMEAKTVLTMILQRFRLNLSDEYKHAPADHLTLQPQYGLPLVLQPIN; this comes from the exons ATGGAGTTCCTGAGCACAACCACTCTCTTAGCCCTAGCTCTTCTGCTCCTTGTAATTCCGAAGATATACAAATCTTGTTGGATCCTTGTTTGGCGGCCATGGATGCTATCCAGAAAATTCATGAAACAAGGAATCTCTGGCCCAAAATACAAGATCCTGCATGGAAACCTCCGCGAGATAAGGACGTTGAAGCAAGAAGCTAAGCTTACGGTTCTTGATCTAAACTCCAACGATATCTTCCCTCGCGTTTTACCTCATTTTCACCAATGGAGGTCTCAATACG GAGAGACGTTTCTCTACTGGCAAGGAACAGAGCCGAGGATATTCATCTCAGATCATGAACTTGTCAAACAGATCTTATCAAACAAATTTGGTTTCTATGTTAAACCAAAGACAAGACCCGAGGTCCTTAAACTTGCTGGTAATGGACTTGTCTTTGCCGATGGTATTGATTGGGTTCGTCATAGACGTATCTTAAATCCTGCCTTCTCCATGGACAAACTAAAG CTTATGACCAAATTAATGGTGGATTGTACTTTGAGGATGTTCGAGGAGTGGAGCAAACAGATGAATGATGGTGAAAAAGAGCAAGTGGTGATGATGAACGTAGAGTTTAAGAGATTAACCGCTGATATTATAGCGACTGCTGCGTTTGGAAGCAGTTATGTTGAAGGAACTGAAGTGTTTAAATCACAAAGGGAGCTTCAAAAGTGTTGTGCTGCTTCTGTTACTAACGTCTATATCCCTGGAACCGa GTACCTTCCTACGCCTTTGAATCTGAAAATATGGAAGCTTGATGGGAAAATAAACAACTCCATCAAAAGAATCATCGATGCGAGGCTAAAAGCAAAATCCAAGAACGTAGAGAAAGATTATGGAAATGATCTTCTTGGAATCATGCTAGCATCTTCAAGATCTAACGAGACTGAGAAAAAGATGAGCACTAATGAGATCATAGAGGAATGCAAGACGTTCTTCTTTGCTGGGCACGAAACTACTGCGAATCTATTAACATGGACTACAATGCTGCTTAGCTTGCACCAAGATTGGCAGGAGAAGCTCAGAGAAGAGGTTCTCAATGAATGTGGTAAACACAAGATCCCAGATTCAGACAACTGCTCTAAACTCAAACTG ATGAACATGGTTCTGATGGAAACACTTCGTCTATACGGACCAGTGTTAAATATGATTCGGTCAGCAGCACAAGACATGAAGCTAGGAAACCTAGTGATCCCTAAAGGCACAACCATAGTGGTCCCCATTGTGAAGATGCACAGAGACAAAGCCGTTTGGGGAAGTGACAGCGATAAATTCAATCCACTGCGGTTTGTAAACGGCGTTTCCCGAGCTGCTAATCATCCAAACGCTTTCCTCGCGTTTTCTATAGGACCTAGAGTCTGCATTGGCCAAAACTTTGCCCTGATGGAAGCTAAGACGGTTCTCACCATGATTCTTCAACGTTTCCGGCTTAATCTCTCCGACGAGTATAAGCACGCCCCCGCAGATCATCTCACTCTTCAGCCACAGTACGGTTTACCGCTAGTTCTTCAACCTATCAACTAG
- the LOC103866416 gene encoding uncharacterized protein LOC103866416 gives MASDESMVINSSSVLDEEYDDTDDGFHYQTRQSSLSRLSICTSSFHDDDDDNFTSQPSELGTFMSELSLESFDDVGAEADGEISDGEDSDSDKESSGFYSLPTIMSRRRRKVNEMTNVDGSTVVKQRSYGHGFNGVERDGDGKRYGGELTVLTNVKGGKKSMKMGFEEVKACRDLGFDVEVPGRVSVSIGPNRETQTSSGSNSPIANWRISSPGDDPKEVKARLKMWAQAVALASASR, from the coding sequence ATGGCTTCTGACGAGAGCATGGTCATCAACTCTTCTTCAGTTCTAGACGAAGAGTACGACGATACCGATGATGGGTTTCATTACCAGACCAGACAAAGCAGTTTGTCTAGGTTATCTATCTGCACGAGCTCCTTTCACGACGACGATGACGATAACTTCACAAGTCAACCTTCTGAACTGGGTACCTTCATGTCTGAGCTCTCTCTGGAGAGCTTCGACGACGTAGGAGCCGAGGCTGACGGAGAAATCTCCGACGGTGAAGATTCAGATTCCGATAAGGAATCTTCAGGGTTCTACTCTCTCCCGACGATCATGTCTCGCCGGAGAAGAAAAGTCAACGAGATGACGAACGTCGATGGCAGTACTGTAGTTAAGCAGAGAAGCTACGGTCACGGTTTTAACGGTGTGGAGAGAGACGGAGACGGAAAACGTTACGGAGGAGAGTTGACGGTGTTAACTAATGTGAAAGGAGGAAAGAAGTCGATGAAGATGGGTTTTGAGGAAGTGAAGGCTTGTAGAGATCTCGGGTTCGACGTGGAAgttccgggtcgggtttcaGTATCCATCGGGCCAAACCGGGAGACTCAGACTAGTAGTGGCAGCAACTCTCCGATTGCCAACTGGCGTATCTCGAGCCCTGGGGATGATCCGAAGGAGGTTAAGGCGAGACTGAAGATGTGGGCACAAGCAGTTGCTTTAGCTTCTGCGTCACGTTAA